In Pseudomonas sp. R76, one genomic interval encodes:
- a CDS encoding DUF6543 domain-containing protein produces MTTPSSTPQDATSEALTLKLITQLCVGPSITEAACELLREALNEQYPDLHIDPHTTMMGRPTWELVDNTITSNPARYWTLSTLLARQAILKVPTLCIEGEHFLTQLPLAEPAVHLPVRIVQIANTINILAPVLFQAFKEQVVDFWNSSKGGGPQWHELANTLRNAWNVQEVDGWTEDDCKLARSLYHSPDLADRQSGDTLQRQACLVDVDLLSDGKVSHTHQIFIAVLLGQSKGKTVILSHSFDGYKKFTTQEQLGEYLTTLLYRPPPYERMQWRLYEPAGNFFQNLACTLVTLQIDALTRLTPGMPTAPSDTPLSTLAEQAGLVTPKGPDLVWYQQALPEWLDQASTADRAFYARHLKDLAALNSRNAGKTYQDDIPSIRQYAQDRLKTQIIKDHPDAAELALDTLTITVQKQVVWGTFPLPGQVESSTFSLADLALQNLIALPVGNQTLQLQARKGLPAWLTVDYVKTLITHVDIGTTYPALIRSKLIDDPDESLRRRTLYTQHLRIQLPLLALQCKVRKEAGIDERGYRYVAAVMQAESSDRFVDGQAIVMRHLAFVPKRRQSNGQDVVSNMYVIGPQNADAGPCLLYRPLFDPVLLQYPSQANLLYAIAQSHALRDSVVAWLPDSVRGDYTNYVFPSDLPSPWTVADFLVEPDKLWTYSGPMSLGQQALNGNLFSTLFEANAKALVELADRQSVSNAENRWATLKQAGWLIFNAALPFMGRIAGTGAWIWQIVDQVQTWVEAHEHGEQQAQWSALTDVLLNLGMAITLHVATRAHPGTSPSKVEPETPRLPAKTAVTVEQLPTRTTDYAPTGHDLPLNTSGAITRTSGSLATLLDSFAIEKPTDLPAVITEEGVYQHLYKREQRYYAQVGARWFEVTLEGDETFVIVDAKQPDRKGPPLLHNARGNWFIDTRLRLHGGGRKGKQKSALEQAMLKSSELRLKLAAFENAKKNVQSDLRQAHQAMTATPGTSAQAKFKRQAYMNKLDSHSSDYEEARQQLMTLNVFTPVTDFQQKALSYLKAQLELNEAGIRELQTTFNPALKTVLEQLESPATSTAATRATDAQSVTDMSNAMIMRLDYAQSRFTELRDLAREGLRMIQLNQPRLPGYSSDDLRALQVTLARHLCLAPQSFASEPAAWTLISEIVDRADIAVQTLRDTLQERSESRLDERIETLSSLVEQFQFIDERLQDFPQDYTEHSLTPPIERLRALLREFADRASAELAPLHNEQERRRIRPTPPPSPPRPVKKFIHTRFNGVLIGEPRLTPVGLETEFVDIKSPLTHKVIATFHQKSPGVWAEHIKPASTPPSPVVPTVASSMLNGQTLLDQLPAFQTRADEQINKASRTAIGIEYMLHQHAQLLEQANKAIEEALTQDNATESRQPSAVALGKQLYDAAQALYLQSNQQVQKIIKQQPPIISGVEWLKNHKLITFKKTVKRRRLKSEIKDYLDEYTLTDVATQTPLWYAHFHYSTADAPADRFLSARLKTPQEHARGKAADSVRGLTAQQRVAFYRSTISLTQAKRLFFRPERD; encoded by the coding sequence ATGACTACTCCAAGCTCTACCCCGCAGGATGCAACATCCGAAGCGCTCACGCTTAAACTGATCACCCAACTGTGCGTCGGCCCGTCAATAACCGAGGCTGCCTGCGAACTGCTGCGCGAAGCCTTAAACGAACAGTATCCCGACCTGCATATCGACCCTCATACCACAATGATGGGCAGGCCGACCTGGGAGCTCGTCGACAACACGATCACGTCAAACCCCGCACGCTATTGGACCCTCAGCACCCTCTTGGCCAGGCAGGCCATCCTGAAAGTGCCGACCTTGTGCATAGAGGGCGAACACTTTCTCACCCAGCTCCCCTTGGCTGAGCCTGCGGTTCACCTGCCGGTGCGTATTGTGCAAATCGCCAACACCATCAATATCCTGGCGCCAGTGCTGTTCCAGGCATTCAAGGAACAGGTGGTGGATTTCTGGAACAGCAGCAAAGGTGGCGGCCCGCAATGGCACGAACTGGCCAATACCCTGCGCAACGCGTGGAACGTGCAAGAGGTGGACGGCTGGACCGAGGACGACTGTAAGTTGGCCCGCAGCCTGTATCACTCGCCCGACCTGGCAGATCGCCAGAGCGGCGACACACTCCAGCGCCAGGCGTGCCTGGTTGACGTTGATCTGCTCAGCGACGGCAAGGTCAGCCACACCCACCAGATATTTATCGCCGTGCTGCTCGGGCAGTCCAAAGGCAAAACCGTCATCCTCAGCCACTCGTTCGACGGCTATAAAAAGTTCACCACCCAGGAACAGTTGGGTGAGTACCTGACGACCTTGTTGTACCGACCACCGCCCTATGAACGCATGCAATGGCGCCTGTACGAACCGGCCGGGAATTTTTTCCAGAACCTGGCCTGCACCCTGGTCACGCTGCAAATCGACGCCCTCACCCGCCTCACCCCTGGCATGCCCACCGCGCCGAGCGATACGCCCTTGAGCACATTGGCGGAGCAGGCCGGACTGGTGACCCCCAAGGGTCCTGATCTTGTGTGGTATCAGCAAGCATTGCCGGAGTGGCTCGACCAAGCGTCTACCGCGGACCGGGCGTTTTATGCACGGCACCTAAAGGACCTTGCCGCACTGAACAGCCGCAACGCGGGCAAAACCTACCAGGACGATATCCCCTCGATCCGGCAGTACGCCCAGGACAGGCTCAAGACGCAGATCATCAAGGACCATCCCGACGCCGCAGAGCTGGCGTTGGATACCCTGACCATCACGGTGCAAAAACAGGTTGTCTGGGGCACGTTCCCGTTGCCGGGGCAGGTCGAAAGCAGCACCTTCAGCCTGGCCGACCTGGCCCTGCAAAACCTGATCGCGCTGCCTGTCGGCAACCAGACCCTGCAGTTGCAGGCGCGCAAGGGCTTGCCCGCGTGGCTGACTGTGGACTACGTGAAAACGCTCATCACGCACGTCGATATCGGCACCACTTACCCGGCGCTCATTCGCAGCAAGTTGATCGACGACCCGGACGAGTCGTTGCGGCGCAGAACCCTGTACACCCAACACCTGCGTATCCAGCTGCCGTTGCTGGCGTTGCAGTGCAAGGTGCGCAAAGAGGCCGGGATCGACGAACGCGGCTACCGCTATGTGGCAGCCGTGATGCAAGCCGAAAGCAGTGACCGTTTTGTCGACGGCCAAGCCATTGTCATGAGGCATCTGGCTTTCGTGCCCAAGCGCCGGCAGTCCAACGGCCAGGACGTGGTGAGCAACATGTACGTCATCGGCCCGCAAAATGCCGACGCCGGCCCCTGCCTGTTGTATCGCCCGCTGTTCGACCCGGTGCTGCTTCAGTACCCGTCACAGGCGAACCTGTTATATGCCATCGCGCAGTCCCACGCATTGCGTGATTCGGTGGTCGCCTGGCTGCCCGACTCGGTGCGCGGCGACTACACCAACTACGTGTTTCCCAGTGACCTGCCCTCACCCTGGACCGTGGCCGACTTTCTGGTGGAACCTGACAAACTCTGGACCTACAGCGGCCCCATGAGCCTTGGCCAGCAAGCGCTCAACGGCAACCTGTTTTCCACGTTGTTTGAAGCCAACGCCAAGGCGCTGGTCGAGCTGGCAGACCGCCAATCGGTCTCCAACGCCGAAAACCGCTGGGCCACGCTCAAGCAAGCCGGCTGGCTGATCTTCAATGCCGCCCTGCCCTTTATGGGCCGCATCGCCGGCACCGGGGCCTGGATCTGGCAGATCGTCGATCAAGTACAAACATGGGTCGAGGCACATGAGCACGGCGAGCAACAGGCGCAATGGTCGGCGCTCACCGATGTGCTGCTCAACCTGGGCATGGCTATCACCCTGCATGTCGCCACGCGCGCTCACCCCGGCACATCCCCTTCAAAGGTCGAGCCTGAAACCCCACGCCTTCCCGCGAAAACGGCGGTGACTGTAGAGCAATTGCCGACGCGCACCACAGACTACGCGCCCACCGGGCACGACTTGCCACTGAACACCAGCGGCGCGATCACGCGCACCTCCGGCAGCCTGGCGACCCTGCTGGACAGTTTCGCCATCGAAAAACCCACTGACCTTCCCGCGGTCATCACCGAGGAAGGCGTCTACCAACACCTGTACAAGCGCGAGCAGCGTTACTACGCCCAAGTGGGCGCACGCTGGTTTGAAGTAACACTGGAAGGCGACGAGACGTTCGTCATTGTCGACGCCAAACAACCCGACCGTAAGGGCCCGCCCCTGCTTCACAACGCCAGGGGCAACTGGTTTATCGACACCCGGCTGCGCCTGCACGGCGGCGGCCGCAAGGGCAAACAGAAAAGCGCCCTGGAGCAGGCGATGCTGAAGTCATCCGAACTGCGCCTGAAATTGGCGGCCTTCGAAAATGCCAAGAAAAATGTACAAAGCGACCTGCGACAGGCCCACCAGGCCATGACCGCAACGCCCGGCACTTCGGCCCAGGCCAAGTTCAAACGCCAGGCTTACATGAACAAACTCGACAGCCACAGCTCGGACTACGAAGAGGCCCGACAACAGCTGATGACCTTGAACGTCTTCACCCCCGTCACGGACTTTCAGCAAAAAGCGCTGAGCTATTTGAAGGCGCAACTGGAACTCAATGAGGCCGGTATCAGGGAGCTGCAAACCACGTTCAACCCCGCACTCAAAACCGTGCTCGAACAGCTCGAATCCCCCGCGACCTCAACCGCGGCGACCCGTGCCACAGACGCGCAGTCAGTGACTGACATGAGCAACGCCATGATCATGCGCCTGGATTACGCACAATCGCGCTTCACCGAGTTACGCGACCTTGCCCGCGAGGGCTTGCGCATGATCCAACTCAACCAGCCTCGGCTGCCAGGCTATTCCAGCGACGACCTGCGGGCCTTGCAAGTGACGCTGGCGCGACATCTATGCCTGGCGCCGCAATCCTTCGCGAGCGAGCCTGCCGCCTGGACCCTGATCAGCGAGATTGTCGACCGTGCAGACATTGCCGTGCAGACCCTGCGCGATACCCTTCAGGAGCGCAGCGAATCACGCTTGGATGAACGCATTGAAACCTTGAGCAGCCTGGTCGAGCAGTTTCAGTTCATTGATGAGCGCCTGCAGGATTTCCCCCAGGACTACACCGAACACTCGCTCACTCCACCCATTGAGCGCCTGCGTGCATTGCTCCGTGAGTTCGCCGATCGGGCCAGCGCTGAACTGGCGCCGTTGCACAACGAGCAAGAACGCCGTCGCATCCGGCCCACACCGCCGCCGTCCCCACCACGGCCGGTGAAGAAGTTCATCCATACGCGCTTCAACGGTGTACTGATTGGCGAGCCACGCTTGACCCCAGTGGGGCTCGAAACCGAGTTTGTCGACATCAAGTCACCGCTGACCCACAAAGTCATCGCCACCTTTCATCAAAAATCCCCAGGTGTCTGGGCCGAACACATTAAGCCTGCCAGTACGCCGCCCTCACCGGTTGTTCCCACCGTCGCCAGCAGCATGCTCAACGGCCAAACGTTATTGGACCAACTGCCTGCCTTCCAGACGCGCGCCGATGAGCAAATCAACAAAGCCTCGCGTACCGCCATCGGCATCGAGTACATGCTTCACCAACATGCCCAGTTGCTGGAGCAGGCCAACAAGGCCATCGAAGAAGCACTGACCCAAGACAACGCCACGGAAAGCCGGCAACCCTCTGCGGTGGCGCTCGGCAAACAACTCTACGACGCCGCGCAGGCGCTTTACCTGCAGTCCAACCAGCAGGTGCAGAAGATCATCAAGCAACAGCCACCGATCATTTCCGGTGTTGAATGGCTTAAGAATCACAAACTCATCACCTTCAAAAAAACCGTCAAGCGACGCCGCCTTAAAAGCGAGATCAAGGACTATCTGGACGAGTACACCCTTACCGATGTGGCCACGCAAACGCCGCTCTGGTATGCCCACTTCCATTACTCAACCGCAGACGCACCGGCCGATAGATTTTTGTCCGCGCGCTTGAAAACCCCACAGGAGCACGCGCGCGGCAAAGCAGCGGACAGTGTGCGCGGGCTCACTGCACAGCAACGGGTGGCGTTCTATCGCAGTACCATCAGCCTGACGCAGGCCAAGCGCTTGTTTTTCCGGCCAGAGCGCGATTGA
- a CDS encoding AraC family transcriptional regulator, with protein sequence MLHSHLTTLNAVSLVLSTFKAEGLPFEALLAGSGICAADLNRADTRITTNQEMRVCANAVALRRDVGLELGRQMHVSAYGMLGYALLTSATFGDALRLALRYPALLGTLFELSLEADGERIWFTAGDYRENASLEVFNVELCLASLKVICDDLLGQPLPLLAARFEHDAPDYLARYTERFPCPLQFQATANAFAFDKRWLDQPLPLADAITHQAMAERCRKQNLEFTGRQAWLGRIRQLLTTQLNAAPGLDGLAEQMNCSARTLRRHLHDLGSSYQELLDELRFERAKQLLTQGQWPIYQIAEALGFSETASFRHAFVRWSGVAPSQFRP encoded by the coding sequence ATGCTGCATTCACACCTGACCACCCTCAACGCGGTCTCCTTGGTGCTCAGTACCTTCAAGGCCGAGGGGTTGCCGTTTGAGGCGCTGCTGGCCGGCAGCGGTATCTGTGCGGCAGACCTGAACCGCGCCGACACGCGCATCACCACCAATCAGGAAATGCGCGTGTGCGCCAACGCGGTGGCCCTGCGCCGGGATGTCGGCCTGGAACTGGGCCGCCAGATGCACGTCTCGGCCTACGGCATGCTCGGTTACGCCCTGCTCACCAGTGCCACCTTCGGTGACGCTTTGCGCCTGGCGCTGCGGTATCCGGCGCTATTGGGAACACTCTTCGAGCTGAGCCTTGAGGCGGACGGCGAGCGCATCTGGTTTACCGCGGGCGACTACCGGGAAAATGCGAGCCTGGAAGTATTCAACGTCGAACTGTGCCTGGCATCGCTGAAAGTGATCTGCGATGACCTGCTCGGCCAGCCCCTGCCGCTGCTCGCGGCGCGCTTTGAACATGACGCACCGGATTACCTCGCGCGCTACACGGAACGCTTCCCCTGCCCGTTGCAGTTTCAGGCCACCGCCAATGCCTTCGCCTTCGACAAGCGCTGGCTCGACCAGCCTTTGCCCCTGGCAGACGCCATTACGCACCAGGCCATGGCCGAACGCTGCCGCAAACAGAACCTGGAGTTCACCGGGCGCCAGGCCTGGCTGGGCCGGATTCGCCAACTGCTCACCACCCAACTCAATGCCGCGCCCGGCCTGGACGGCTTGGCTGAGCAGATGAACTGCTCGGCGCGCACCCTGCGCCGCCACCTGCATGACCTGGGCAGCAGCTATCAGGAACTGCTGGACGAGCTGCGCTTCGAGCGTGCCAAGCAACTGCTGACACAAGGGCAGTGGCCGATTTACCAGATAGCCGAGGCGCTGGGGTTCAGCGAAACCGCCAGTTTCAGGCATGCGTTTGTGCGCTGGAGTGGCGTGGCACCGAGCCAATTTCGCCCGTGA
- a CDS encoding histone deacetylase family protein: MLTIYSDDHHLHHGRCELMDGQLMPCFEMPSRADHVLQRVKDRELGPVQAPQDFGLAPLQRIHSHAYLDFFKGAWERWTEFGQDGDLLPYTWPARTLRRVIPTSLHGQLGYYSFDGGAPITAGTWQAAYSAAQVALTAQQAIAQGANAAFALCRPPGHHAASDLMGGYCYLNNAAIAAQAFLDQGHKKVAILDVDYHHGNGTQSIFYARNDVLFTSIHGHPEAEFPFFLGYADELGEGAGTGFNFNYPLPAGSGWERWSAALEQACREIERYDAEVIVVSLGVDTFKDDPISQFKLDSPDYLAMGARIARLGKPTLFVMEGGYAVEEIGINAVNVLEGFEESAQ; encoded by the coding sequence ATGCTGACGATCTACTCGGACGATCACCACCTGCATCACGGCCGTTGCGAATTGATGGACGGGCAATTGATGCCCTGCTTCGAAATGCCGTCGCGCGCCGACCATGTGCTGCAACGTGTCAAAGACCGCGAACTGGGCCCGGTGCAGGCGCCGCAGGACTTTGGCCTGGCGCCGCTGCAACGCATCCACAGCCACGCCTACCTCGATTTCTTCAAAGGTGCCTGGGAGCGCTGGACCGAGTTCGGCCAGGACGGCGACCTGCTGCCTTACACCTGGCCCGCCCGAACCCTGCGTCGGGTCATCCCCACAAGCCTGCACGGCCAGTTGGGTTACTACAGCTTTGACGGCGGCGCACCGATTACCGCCGGCACTTGGCAAGCAGCGTACAGCGCGGCACAAGTGGCGCTCACCGCACAGCAGGCCATCGCGCAAGGGGCCAACGCCGCCTTTGCCCTGTGTCGCCCGCCGGGGCATCACGCCGCCAGCGATTTGATGGGCGGTTATTGCTACCTCAACAACGCCGCGATTGCCGCCCAGGCGTTTCTCGACCAAGGCCATAAAAAGGTCGCGATCCTCGATGTGGATTACCACCACGGCAACGGCACGCAGTCGATTTTTTATGCGCGCAACGACGTGCTGTTCACCTCGATCCATGGCCACCCGGAAGCGGAGTTCCCGTTCTTCCTGGGCTACGCCGATGAGCTGGGAGAAGGCGCAGGAACAGGTTTTAACTTCAATTATCCACTGCCGGCCGGCTCCGGCTGGGAGCGCTGGAGCGCAGCACTGGAGCAAGCCTGCCGAGAGATCGAGCGCTACGACGCCGAGGTCATTGTGGTGTCGTTGGGCGTGGACACGTTCAAGGACGACCCTATTTCACAGTTCAAACTCGACAGCCCCGACTACCTGGCGATGGGCGCGCGCATCGCCCGCCTGGGCAAGCCCACGCTGTTCGTGATGGAAGGCGGCTACGCCGTGGAAGAAATCGGCATCAACGCCGTCAACGTGCTCGAAGGTTTTGAGGAGTCCGCCCAATGA
- a CDS encoding polyamine ABC transporter substrate-binding protein has translation MNMLKSLVLCAAVLGGAAHAEEKPLKVYNWFDYITPKALEDFKAQNPKIKLVYDIFDTNEALEAKLLTGNSGYDVVVPSNVFLAKQIEAGVFQPLDRSQLPNWNHLDPKLMKLIEANDPGNKFAVPYMYGTILIGFNPAKVKAALGDNAPVDSWDLIFKEENISKLKQCGVALLDSPSEILPLALQHLGLDPNSSNPKDYEKAEALLMKIRPYITYFHSSKYMADIANGDICVAVGYSGSFSQAANRAKEAKNGVTVDMRLPKEGAPIWFDMLAIPKGAQNPQDAYTFINYLLQPQVIAPISDFVGYPNPNKDATEQVDPAIRNNPNLYPTEAAMNTLYTLKPLGRDAERARTRAWTKIKSGT, from the coding sequence ATGAACATGCTCAAGTCACTCGTCCTCTGTGCAGCCGTTCTCGGCGGCGCGGCTCATGCCGAAGAGAAACCATTGAAGGTCTACAACTGGTTCGACTACATCACGCCCAAGGCGCTTGAAGACTTCAAGGCCCAGAACCCGAAGATCAAATTGGTGTACGACATCTTCGACACCAACGAGGCCCTGGAAGCCAAGCTGCTCACCGGCAACTCCGGCTATGACGTGGTGGTGCCCTCCAATGTGTTCCTGGCCAAGCAGATCGAAGCCGGGGTATTCCAACCGCTGGACCGCAGCCAGTTGCCGAACTGGAACCACCTCGACCCCAAGCTGATGAAGCTGATCGAAGCCAACGACCCCGGCAATAAATTCGCCGTGCCCTACATGTACGGCACCATTCTCATCGGCTTCAACCCGGCCAAGGTCAAGGCGGCGCTGGGCGATAACGCGCCGGTGGACAGTTGGGACCTGATCTTCAAGGAAGAGAACATCAGCAAGCTCAAGCAATGCGGCGTGGCCCTGCTGGATTCACCCTCGGAGATCCTGCCGCTGGCCTTGCAACACCTGGGCCTGGACCCCAACAGCAGCAACCCCAAGGATTATGAAAAAGCCGAAGCGTTGCTGATGAAGATCCGCCCGTACATCACCTACTTCCACTCGTCCAAATACATGGCCGATATTGCCAACGGTGACATCTGCGTGGCCGTGGGTTATTCCGGCAGTTTCTCCCAGGCCGCCAACCGCGCCAAAGAGGCAAAAAACGGTGTGACCGTGGACATGCGCCTGCCCAAAGAAGGCGCGCCGATCTGGTTCGACATGCTCGCCATTCCCAAAGGCGCGCAAAACCCGCAGGACGCCTACACCTTCATCAACTACCTGCTGCAACCTCAGGTGATTGCGCCAATCAGTGACTTTGTCGGCTACCCCAACCCGAACAAGGACGCCACCGAACAGGTCGACCCGGCGATTCGCAATAACCCCAACCTGTACCCGACCGAAGCCGCCATGAACACGCTCTACACCCTCAAGCCACTGGGGCGTGATGCCGAGCGGGCGCGGACGCGAGCGTGGACCAAGATCAAGTCGGGGACTTAA
- the pdxR gene encoding MocR-like pyridoxine biosynthesis transcription factor PdxR: MPPISPPLSFNPAGIELDRRQGLTRQLYEALRQRVLDGRLVSGTRLPATRDLAAALSISRNSVVRAYDQLYAEGFIESRVGDGTYVAQLPTPKKLSTKVSTGFSTGLSPSLSTKWQKLPEDLDSEVIHSAGVERVKNNHLSLPPSGPPRAFRVGVPAFDLFPFEVWAKLNGAFWRKPDLEQLCYGDPAGDARLRGLIAAYLRSSRGMQCTAEQIVITSGAQQAISLCAQLLVEPGDAVAVENPGYRAAGHAFALAGGRLHGVPVDAEGIDCQVLNTLGDCRVAYVTPSHQYPLGVVMSLARRLELLAWAERTGGWIIEDDYDGEYRYSGAPLSPLAALDRSGRVLYVGTFGKVAFPALRLGYLVLPPGLVDAFTRRRAVDMRHSEVSTQAVMAEFMAAGHFQRHIRRMRRAALSRRNALLAGWPDDLPGVGALPSVAAGLHLTVRVENLAREQQLLAQAHAAGVEVNGLSSYWLPGSATPADQRAGLVLGFAAVPEAAIAQALVRLRQAWGAGHA; encoded by the coding sequence ATGCCGCCGATTTCGCCGCCGCTGTCATTTAACCCTGCTGGTATTGAGCTGGATCGCCGCCAGGGGCTGACACGCCAGCTGTACGAGGCCCTGCGCCAGCGGGTACTGGATGGGCGACTGGTCAGCGGCACGCGATTGCCCGCCACCCGTGACTTGGCGGCGGCGTTGTCGATCTCGCGCAACAGTGTGGTGCGCGCCTATGATCAGCTGTACGCGGAGGGGTTTATCGAGAGCCGGGTCGGCGATGGCACTTATGTAGCCCAATTGCCCACACCGAAAAAACTATCCACAAAAGTATCCACAGGGTTTTCAACAGGCTTATCCCCATCCTTATCCACAAAATGGCAGAAATTGCCGGAAGATCTGGATAGTGAAGTTATCCACAGCGCGGGCGTGGAGCGGGTGAAAAACAACCACCTGTCTTTGCCGCCATCGGGGCCGCCACGGGCGTTTCGTGTGGGTGTGCCGGCGTTCGATCTCTTTCCCTTTGAGGTGTGGGCCAAGCTGAATGGGGCATTTTGGCGCAAGCCGGACCTTGAGCAGCTGTGTTACGGCGACCCGGCAGGCGATGCGCGCCTGCGCGGTTTGATCGCCGCTTACCTGCGCAGCTCGCGGGGCATGCAGTGCACGGCTGAACAAATAGTGATCACCAGTGGTGCGCAACAGGCAATCAGCCTTTGTGCACAGTTGCTGGTGGAGCCCGGCGACGCAGTGGCGGTGGAGAATCCCGGCTATCGCGCGGCGGGCCATGCGTTTGCCCTGGCCGGCGGGCGCTTGCACGGCGTGCCGGTGGATGCCGAAGGCATTGATTGCCAGGTACTCAATACCCTTGGTGATTGCCGGGTAGCGTACGTCACGCCTTCTCACCAGTACCCGCTCGGTGTGGTGATGAGCCTGGCGCGGCGTCTGGAATTACTGGCCTGGGCCGAGCGCACCGGCGGCTGGATCATCGAGGACGACTACGACGGCGAATACCGCTACAGCGGCGCGCCCCTGTCGCCCTTGGCGGCGCTGGACCGCAGCGGGCGAGTGTTGTACGTCGGCACCTTCGGCAAGGTGGCGTTCCCGGCGTTGCGCCTGGGTTACCTGGTATTGCCACCGGGCTTGGTGGACGCCTTTACCCGGCGCCGCGCCGTGGACATGCGCCACTCCGAAGTCAGCACCCAGGCGGTGATGGCCGAGTTTATGGCGGCCGGGCATTTCCAGCGCCACATCCGACGCATGCGCCGCGCCGCCTTGAGCCGACGTAACGCCCTGCTGGCAGGTTGGCCTGACGACTTGCCTGGCGTTGGCGCCCTGCCCAGCGTGGCGGCCGGGTTGCACCTGACCGTGCGCGTGGAAAATCTGGCCCGCGAGCAACAGTTGCTGGCGCAGGCGCACGCGGCTGGCGTCGAGGTGAACGGCTTGAGCAGCTATTGGCTGCCTGGCTCTGCAACCCCCGCCGACCAACGCGCCGGCCTGGTACTGGGCTTCGCCGCTGTGCCGGAAGCGGCCATCGCCCAGGCGCTGGTGCGGCTACGCCAGGCATGGGGCGCTGGCCATGCGTGA
- a CDS encoding FMN-binding negative transcriptional regulator — MYTPRAFALDDLPELQQLIQHTRLAQLVTFGEQGLQASHLPLLLNPDEGSNGTLYGHLAKANPQWHDLQNGSDAMVIFAGAEAYVSPAFYPAKAEHGKVVPTWNYIAVHAYGNAEVFTDAERLLAVVTALTDRHEGNRAQPWKVSDAPADYIDGMLKAIVGFALPIERLIGKRKLSQNRSQADIAGVREGLAASIDVRDQTLARFIPQGASE; from the coding sequence ATGTACACACCCCGCGCCTTTGCCCTCGACGATTTGCCCGAACTGCAACAGCTGATCCAGCACACTCGCCTGGCGCAGTTGGTGACCTTTGGTGAGCAAGGCCTGCAAGCCAGCCACTTGCCACTGTTGCTCAACCCCGACGAAGGCTCGAACGGCACGCTTTACGGACACCTGGCCAAAGCCAACCCACAGTGGCACGACCTGCAAAATGGCAGCGACGCCATGGTGATTTTCGCCGGTGCCGAGGCCTACGTCAGCCCGGCGTTTTACCCGGCAAAAGCCGAGCACGGCAAAGTGGTGCCGACCTGGAACTACATCGCGGTGCATGCCTACGGCAACGCCGAGGTATTTACCGACGCCGAGCGCCTGCTTGCTGTGGTCACGGCACTCACCGACCGCCACGAAGGCAACCGTGCCCAGCCGTGGAAAGTCAGCGACGCCCCAGCCGACTACATTGACGGCATGCTCAAGGCCATCGTCGGCTTCGCCTTGCCCATTGAGCGCCTGATCGGCAAACGCAAACTCAGCCAGAACCGCAGCCAAGCCGACATTGCCGGCGTGCGCGAAGGCCTGGCCGCCAGCATCGATGTGCGCGACCAGACCCTCGCGCGCTTTATTCCCCAAGGAGCTTCAGAATGA
- a CDS encoding GNAT family N-acetyltransferase gives MSPINIRPVTAADHAAWLPLWQAYLAFYNTELPDAVSQSTWQRLIDANEPTHSALAWQDGKAVGMVNFIYHRSNWSIENSCYLQDLLVDPAQRGTGVGRKLIEFVYATAKADGCCKVHWLTHETNATAIQLYERIAERPGFIQFRKGL, from the coding sequence ATGAGCCCGATCAACATCCGCCCCGTCACCGCCGCCGACCACGCCGCCTGGCTGCCGCTGTGGCAAGCGTACTTGGCGTTCTACAACACCGAGTTGCCGGATGCCGTGAGCCAGAGCACCTGGCAACGCCTGATCGACGCCAACGAGCCGACCCACTCGGCGCTGGCCTGGCAGGACGGCAAAGCCGTGGGCATGGTCAACTTCATCTACCACCGCTCCAACTGGAGCATCGAAAACTCCTGCTACTTGCAGGACCTGCTGGTGGACCCGGCCCAGCGCGGCACCGGCGTGGGCCGCAAGCTGATCGAATTCGTCTACGCCACCGCCAAGGCTGACGGCTGCTGCAAGGTGCATTGGTTGACCCACGAGACCAACGCCACCGCGATTCAACTCTATGAACGTATCGCCGAACGCCCTGGTTTCATTCAATTTCGCAAAGGTCTTTAA